One genomic window of Halovivax cerinus includes the following:
- a CDS encoding DUF2797 domain-containing protein encodes MQIVGYERAGRGSSLLVSDGGAVSRASLERGETIDFGLGERHCAGVVDHESGRHVPCTRAGTPYCEAHTSTWVCARCTGTCLKDEMDCYDEHAIYLAAFAPDTFKVGVTRLERLETRLREQGADRGAHVRTVRNGRIAREIEAELATDLTDRVRVGRKIAGLSERVDESAWDSLLAAFDPIERFSFEYGLSLASRPVTETIATGTVLGVKGRLLVLDRRGTAYAVDLRDLVGHVLDPDGEPADRQSSLGAFATD; translated from the coding sequence GTGCAGATCGTGGGCTACGAACGGGCGGGCCGGGGCTCGTCGCTGCTTGTAAGCGACGGCGGGGCTGTCTCTCGGGCGTCGCTCGAACGCGGCGAGACCATCGACTTCGGCCTCGGCGAGCGCCATTGCGCGGGTGTCGTCGACCACGAGTCCGGACGACACGTGCCGTGTACCCGCGCCGGAACGCCGTACTGCGAGGCACACACGTCGACGTGGGTGTGCGCACGGTGTACCGGTACCTGCCTCAAGGACGAGATGGACTGTTACGACGAGCACGCGATCTATCTCGCCGCGTTCGCCCCAGACACGTTCAAGGTTGGTGTGACACGCCTCGAACGCCTCGAAACGCGCCTCAGAGAGCAAGGGGCGGACCGCGGAGCCCACGTGCGAACGGTTCGAAACGGCCGTATCGCCCGCGAAATCGAGGCGGAACTGGCGACCGACCTCACCGACCGCGTCCGCGTCGGTCGAAAGATCGCTGGTCTCTCCGAACGCGTCGACGAGTCCGCCTGGGACTCACTGCTCGCGGCGTTCGACCCGATCGAGCGGTTCTCGTTCGAGTACGGCCTCTCGCTTGCCTCGCGTCCGGTGACCGAGACGATCGCGACCGGCACCGTCCTCGGCGTCAAGGGACGTCTCCTCGTCCTCGACCGACGCGGAACGGCGTACGCCGTCGACCTGCGCGACCTCGTCGGACACGTCCTCGATCCAGACGGCGAACCGGCCGATCGGCAGTCGTCGCTCGGCGCCTTCGCCACCGACTGA
- a CDS encoding BsuPI-related putative proteinase inhibitor, producing the protein MTLEGSLDAATDDDSVTFTLTVENTGSEPTTAQFSDGCRVDVAVYDGETEIWRYTDGMMFMQVLGQERFEPGDPRTFEVTWDDPTAGTFTAVGELTATDRSCEARTDVSI; encoded by the coding sequence ATGACACTCGAAGGATCACTCGACGCGGCGACAGACGACGACTCCGTCACGTTCACGCTGACCGTCGAGAACACGGGGAGTGAACCCACAACGGCCCAGTTCTCGGACGGCTGTCGGGTTGACGTGGCCGTCTACGACGGTGAGACGGAGATCTGGCGGTACACGGACGGAATGATGTTCATGCAAGTTCTCGGACAGGAGCGGTTCGAGCCCGGCGACCCCCGAACGTTCGAGGTGACGTGGGACGACCCGACTGCCGGGACGTTCACCGCCGTTGGCGAACTCACCGCAACTGACCGTTCGTGTGAGGCGCGGACCGACGTCTCGATCTGA
- a CDS encoding sulfurtransferase translates to MTDHDTDALVTADWVEAHLDDFRSDDPAYRLLEVNNPTVTADSDYTPYEDGHIPGATFFDWDADLSDAVTRDILDKDAFEALNSEAGIAEDSTVVFYGGGRVPNWFALFAYWEYKYFGHDDVRVIDGGKPYWVANDYPLTTDVTEFSSQEYTASGPYEHIRAYREDVEQVVDAGLPLVDVRSPEEFTGEVIAPEGLMETAQRGGHIPGAQNVPTTSVLNDDGTFKSPDELRQLYADVGIDEDQSVVTYCRVGERSSIEWYVLAELLGFDDVQNYDGSWTEWGNLIRQPIETGEAE, encoded by the coding sequence ATGACGGACCACGACACCGACGCGCTCGTCACAGCAGACTGGGTCGAAGCGCATCTCGACGACTTTCGATCGGACGATCCGGCGTATCGCCTGCTCGAAGTGAACAACCCGACGGTAACCGCCGATTCCGACTACACGCCCTACGAGGACGGCCACATCCCCGGCGCGACCTTCTTCGACTGGGATGCGGACCTGAGCGATGCAGTGACGCGTGACATCCTCGACAAAGACGCGTTCGAGGCGCTCAACAGCGAAGCGGGCATCGCCGAGGACTCGACGGTCGTCTTCTACGGCGGCGGGCGCGTCCCGAACTGGTTCGCGCTCTTTGCCTACTGGGAGTACAAGTACTTCGGCCACGACGACGTCCGCGTGATCGACGGCGGAAAGCCCTACTGGGTCGCAAACGACTACCCACTGACCACGGACGTCACCGAGTTCTCCTCGCAGGAGTACACCGCCTCCGGCCCGTACGAGCACATCCGCGCCTACCGCGAGGACGTCGAGCAGGTCGTCGACGCCGGCCTCCCGCTGGTCGACGTGCGCTCGCCCGAGGAGTTTACCGGCGAGGTCATCGCGCCCGAGGGACTCATGGAGACCGCCCAGCGCGGCGGCCACATCCCCGGCGCGCAGAACGTCCCCACGACGTCCGTGCTGAACGACGACGGCACGTTCAAGAGCCCCGACGAACTCCGCCAACTCTACGCTGACGTCGGCATCGACGAGGACCAGTCCGTCGTGACCTACTGCCGCGTCGGCGAGCGCTCCTCGATCGAGTGGTACGTCCTGGCCGAACTGCTCGGCTTCGACGACGTCCAGAACTACGACGGTTCCTGGACGGAGTGGGGCAACCTCATCCGGCAGCCGATCGAGACCGGCGAGGCCGAATAA
- a CDS encoding TetR/AcrR family transcriptional regulator yields MTDDARDAIMRATYEALCAEGYSDLTAQRIADRTEKSKAALFYHYDSVDGLLASFIEYLLTGYERRVEALDGVPPEERLAAYVEWWVDISPDEGTGHHTAMLELRAQAPYNELFQERLRESDEALRDTLVDILTDGVESGAFSEHDPETAADFLLGAFVGARIRHFTLGRAAYSERAYEAARAYIETEILAPETTYPDEPAVTFPPDERFTDAADGDVSEDGEDVTESDDRRETATVDSADDHEGTE; encoded by the coding sequence GTGACCGACGACGCACGCGACGCGATCATGCGCGCGACCTACGAGGCGCTCTGTGCGGAGGGCTACAGCGACCTCACCGCCCAGCGGATCGCCGACCGGACCGAGAAGAGCAAGGCGGCGCTGTTCTACCACTACGACTCCGTCGACGGCCTCCTCGCATCGTTCATCGAATACCTTCTCACCGGCTACGAGCGTCGCGTCGAGGCCCTAGACGGCGTCCCACCGGAAGAGCGACTCGCCGCGTACGTGGAGTGGTGGGTCGACATCTCGCCGGACGAGGGGACCGGCCACCACACGGCGATGCTCGAACTGCGCGCGCAGGCGCCGTACAACGAACTGTTTCAGGAGAGGTTGCGAGAGAGCGACGAGGCGCTGCGGGATACCCTGGTCGATATCCTGACCGACGGCGTCGAGAGCGGTGCCTTCTCCGAGCACGACCCGGAGACTGCGGCCGACTTCCTGCTTGGCGCCTTCGTCGGCGCGAGGATCCGCCACTTCACGCTCGGGCGCGCGGCCTACAGCGAGCGCGCCTACGAGGCCGCCCGAGCGTACATCGAGACCGAAATCCTCGCCCCGGAGACGACGTACCCCGACGAACCGGCCGTCACGTTTCCGCCGGACGAGCGGTTCACGGACGCGGCCGACGGGGACGTATCGGAGGACGGTGAGGACGTGACAGAGAGCGACGACCGACGAGAGACCGCGACGGTCGACTCGGCGGACGACCACGAGGGCACCGAATGA
- a CDS encoding MATE family efflux transporter, whose amino-acid sequence MSSATDRSVNVTDGDLFKPLMVLSAPIVGSQVLNVGYNMADTFWVGRLGGDAIAALSYSWAVVFLMISVGGGLTVAGTVLIAQNKGAGNTERASHIAGQTLAFVTVVALAFATVGYLLTPWLMRMVGADPGGDAYAYAVGYTRIMFVGIAFMFWFFIFDALSRGWGDTRTPLYLMAISVGLNVVIDPILILGFDGNPLFAWLGMTDLEASLYAATGFTGWGVDGAAIATIGSRAVAAVIGLFMLFSGRVGLDPSLSDLWLERETVRKILDIGAPTATEQGVRAFGITVLTAIIALAGTEAVAAYGIVTRLSSLLFMPALGLARGTETVVGQNLGADQVDRAKRAVTLSTMVIVGVFVVVIAIAYPYAEAIAGVFITPDAENADVVIEYAAAYVFIAGPSYVFLGVFQILLGGLRGSGSTKAAMVLSVQELWVWRIPIAVVAVVGFQMGVVGVWYAVAVSFVASAIVTGLWFLRGTWTDNVVTDDVATPLAGD is encoded by the coding sequence ATGAGTTCGGCGACGGATCGCTCGGTCAACGTCACCGACGGCGACCTGTTCAAGCCGCTGATGGTCCTGTCCGCGCCCATCGTCGGCTCACAGGTACTGAACGTCGGCTACAACATGGCCGACACGTTCTGGGTCGGTCGGCTGGGCGGCGACGCGATCGCTGCCCTGTCGTACTCCTGGGCCGTCGTCTTCCTGATGATCAGCGTCGGCGGCGGCCTCACCGTCGCGGGCACGGTCCTCATCGCCCAGAACAAGGGCGCGGGCAACACGGAGCGCGCGAGTCACATCGCCGGCCAGACGCTCGCGTTCGTCACCGTCGTCGCACTGGCGTTCGCGACGGTCGGGTACCTCCTGACGCCGTGGCTCATGCGAATGGTGGGGGCGGACCCGGGCGGCGACGCGTACGCCTACGCCGTCGGGTACACCCGGATCATGTTCGTCGGGATCGCCTTCATGTTCTGGTTCTTCATCTTCGACGCGCTCTCACGGGGCTGGGGCGACACCCGGACGCCGCTGTACCTGATGGCGATCAGCGTCGGACTCAACGTCGTGATCGATCCCATCCTGATCCTCGGGTTCGACGGAAACCCGCTGTTCGCCTGGCTCGGCATGACCGACCTCGAGGCGTCGCTGTACGCCGCGACCGGATTCACCGGCTGGGGCGTCGACGGCGCGGCGATCGCGACGATCGGTTCGCGAGCCGTCGCGGCGGTAATCGGCCTCTTCATGCTCTTCTCGGGGCGTGTCGGGCTCGATCCATCCCTCTCGGACCTGTGGCTCGAACGCGAGACCGTCCGGAAGATCCTGGACATCGGCGCGCCGACCGCCACCGAGCAGGGCGTTCGGGCGTTCGGGATCACCGTTCTGACGGCGATCATCGCGCTGGCCGGGACCGAGGCGGTGGCCGCCTACGGGATCGTCACACGACTCTCGTCGCTGCTGTTCATGCCCGCGCTCGGACTCGCCCGCGGGACCGAAACCGTGGTCGGACAGAACTTAGGGGCCGACCAGGTCGACCGCGCGAAGCGGGCCGTCACGCTGAGTACGATGGTCATCGTCGGTGTTTTCGTCGTGGTCATCGCGATCGCCTATCCCTACGCCGAGGCCATCGCGGGCGTCTTCATCACACCCGACGCCGAGAACGCCGACGTCGTGATCGAGTACGCCGCTGCCTACGTCTTCATCGCCGGCCCGTCGTACGTCTTCCTCGGCGTCTTCCAGATCCTGCTCGGGGGATTACGCGGAAGCGGGTCGACGAAGGCGGCGATGGTCCTCTCCGTACAGGAACTGTGGGTCTGGCGGATCCCGATCGCGGTCGTCGCCGTCGTCGGGTTCCAGATGGGCGTCGTCGGCGTCTGGTACGCCGTCGCCGTCTCGTTCGTCGCCTCGGCGATCGTCACCGGCCTCTGGTTCCTCCGCGGAACCTGGACGGACAACGTCGTCACGGACGACGTCGCGACGCCGCTCGCCGGCGACTGA
- a CDS encoding MFS transporter — MAESSTQFRALYLARYAEGFGFITLITLLPAYINQLDPSGFSVLGLTISAGLVVGLYTTGFTLAQTVAVIPLAWGGDRFDKRSVLLAVLGAGVLVYAAFPFVDSSASFIAVRALQGIAVTGAGLMTLSLVGQLASVETRGNHIGKANAASFAASIVGGMSAGGIYDAVGFGPVFAIIVVIMGLAWLVVYHFLDPDETRIEGFPFSDLAVNRRIVTLSTFRFQYAFAVTLVRTWIPIFAGVAAAQGGLGYGGGLAVALTVTSEKFTNMCCQPFTGRLSDSHGRALFVFAGGAAYGLVALVVPFSPAIGATLGLPGEVVIFGEVSPAFVPLVCLSALLGVADSFREPASMALFADEGTEDGGVASSFGIRELVWRPGSVIAPLLGGWLMYEVSMASVFYVGGAFALTGAGAFLTVLVWLHGPRALAAW, encoded by the coding sequence GTGGCCGAGTCCAGCACCCAGTTCCGCGCACTGTATCTCGCTCGATACGCCGAGGGCTTCGGTTTCATCACGCTGATCACGTTACTCCCAGCGTACATCAACCAGCTCGACCCGTCGGGGTTCTCCGTGCTGGGACTCACGATCAGCGCGGGACTCGTCGTCGGCCTCTACACGACCGGCTTCACCCTCGCACAGACGGTCGCGGTGATCCCGCTGGCCTGGGGCGGTGATCGATTCGACAAGCGATCCGTCCTGCTCGCTGTCCTCGGCGCCGGCGTCCTCGTCTACGCTGCGTTCCCGTTCGTCGATTCCAGTGCGTCGTTCATCGCGGTACGGGCCCTGCAAGGGATCGCCGTCACCGGGGCCGGTCTCATGACCCTCTCCCTGGTGGGCCAACTCGCCTCGGTCGAGACCCGCGGAAACCACATCGGAAAGGCCAACGCGGCGAGCTTCGCGGCCTCCATCGTCGGTGGGATGAGTGCCGGTGGGATCTACGACGCCGTCGGCTTCGGCCCCGTCTTCGCGATCATCGTGGTCATCATGGGCCTCGCCTGGCTCGTGGTCTATCACTTCCTCGACCCCGACGAAACCCGCATCGAGGGGTTTCCGTTCAGCGATCTCGCGGTCAACCGCCGGATCGTCACCCTCTCGACCTTCCGCTTTCAGTACGCGTTCGCGGTGACGCTCGTCCGAACGTGGATCCCGATCTTCGCCGGCGTCGCCGCGGCGCAGGGTGGACTCGGCTACGGGGGCGGCCTGGCCGTCGCGCTCACCGTGACGAGCGAGAAGTTCACCAACATGTGCTGTCAACCGTTTACGGGGCGTCTCTCGGACAGTCACGGGCGCGCACTGTTCGTCTTCGCCGGCGGGGCGGCGTACGGGCTCGTGGCCCTGGTCGTCCCGTTTTCGCCGGCGATCGGCGCGACACTTGGACTCCCGGGAGAGGTAGTGATCTTCGGCGAGGTCTCGCCGGCGTTCGTCCCGCTCGTCTGCCTCTCCGCCCTCCTCGGCGTCGCGGACAGCTTTCGCGAACCAGCGAGCATGGCGCTGTTCGCCGACGAGGGAACCGAAGACGGCGGCGTCGCCTCCAGTTTCGGTATCCGCGAACTCGTCTGGCGCCCCGGCAGCGTGATCGCGCCCCTACTCGGCGGCTGGCTCATGTACGAAGTGAGTATGGCCTCGGTCTTCTACGTCGGCGGCGCGTTCGCACTGACCGGCGCAGGGGCTTTCCTCACCGTCCTCGTCTGGCTCCACGGCCCACGGGCACTGGCTGCGTGGTAG
- a CDS encoding GNAT family N-acetyltransferase → MTWDLEELEDAAVSLRRDDGLVLAATRVDDATTRRAPEVDEWRFTVDDPGTDGRLADHGWEIIDEEHLWEVLDGFTYRFRRGATGVSTGDDGVEPDAESSAEPATGTGHGGDLPASERQSETTGADADESTPAVGHTVGRAESTTTDSATADATNPTPDRATGQGGAAASVLERDAPNTSESSAEETVAGSPTPAGEPTATSTDATTPEVTSTDASADSNEAGEAVSAATGGADRSSDSPGDRSRSVTADEPVDSSDRSERRVAESTTDTARTEPDVPVGAGEPATDAEPDDEGANSDDGEDEALDGERTDSDDGEDEALDDERTDSDDGEDEALDDEGTDSDDGEDEALDDEGTDSDDSDEIEPDDGDGVSADGSEREHPSTHARRSSDLETDEKSDGSAREATDTTDRGDRTAHVRIREASSDDAERLAAVYRNAYAENRELGFPASAESVTSTMVRAWIDEKAVIVAAAEDTVVGGLRLAATTPDRVEVSRLGVAPDWKRRGIGSKLLAAAEAAVAAGSAETIWLTIPEDHPYLPAFYRDHGYERTEEASLDDREYDEVVMEKSVA, encoded by the coding sequence ATGACCTGGGATCTGGAGGAGCTGGAGGACGCCGCCGTCTCCCTCCGACGCGACGACGGGCTCGTCCTGGCCGCGACGCGCGTGGACGACGCGACGACGCGGCGGGCGCCGGAGGTGGACGAGTGGCGATTCACCGTCGACGACCCCGGGACGGACGGCCGTCTGGCCGACCACGGCTGGGAGATCATCGACGAGGAGCACCTCTGGGAGGTGCTCGACGGGTTCACCTACCGGTTTCGACGGGGGGCGACAGGGGTGTCGACCGGCGACGACGGGGTCGAGCCCGACGCCGAATCGTCTGCGGAACCGGCAACCGGTACCGGCCACGGGGGCGACCTGCCAGCCTCCGAACGCCAGTCCGAGACGACCGGGGCCGACGCCGACGAGTCGACTCCCGCGGTCGGACACACCGTTGGTCGCGCCGAGTCCACCACGACCGATTCTGCGACCGCCGATGCGACGAATCCCACTCCGGACCGGGCGACTGGACAGGGCGGAGCGGCCGCTTCCGTCCTCGAACGTGACGCCCCGAACACGTCGGAGTCGTCGGCGGAGGAGACCGTCGCCGGCTCGCCCACCCCGGCGGGTGAACCGACTGCCACCTCGACTGATGCGACCACACCTGAAGTGACGTCGACAGACGCGTCGGCGGATTCGAACGAGGCCGGAGAGGCCGTGTCCGCGGCTACTGGTGGCGCGGACCGATCGAGCGACTCGCCGGGTGACCGATCGAGGTCAGTGACGGCCGACGAGCCCGTCGACTCCTCCGATCGGTCTGAACGACGGGTAGCCGAATCGACGACCGACACTGCTCGCACCGAACCGGATGTTCCGGTCGGAGCGGGCGAACCCGCCACCGACGCGGAACCGGACGATGAGGGGGCGAACTCGGACGACGGCGAGGACGAAGCGCTGGACGGTGAGAGGACGGACTCGGACGACGGCGAGGACGAAGCGCTGGACGATGAGAGGACGGACTCGGACGACGGCGAGGACGAGGCGCTGGACGATGAGGGGACGGACTCGGACGACGGCGAGGACGAAGCGCTGGACGATGAGGGGACGGACTCGGACGACAGTGACGAGATAGAACCGGACGACGGTGATGGGGTGTCTGCAGACGGGAGCGAGCGCGAGCACCCGTCGACACACGCCCGTCGATCGAGCGACCTGGAAACCGACGAGAAATCGGATGGATCGGCACGTGAGGCCACCGACACGACCGATCGAGGGGATCGAACCGCGCACGTCCGTATTCGAGAAGCCAGCTCCGACGACGCGGAACGCCTCGCGGCCGTCTACCGGAACGCGTACGCAGAGAACCGGGAACTCGGGTTCCCCGCGTCTGCCGAATCGGTGACGTCCACGATGGTTCGCGCGTGGATCGACGAGAAGGCGGTCATCGTCGCGGCCGCCGAGGATACCGTCGTCGGCGGGCTCAGACTGGCGGCGACGACACCGGATCGCGTCGAGGTCAGCCGGCTCGGCGTGGCCCCAGACTGGAAGCGACGAGGGATCGGATCGAAGCTGCTCGCGGCCGCCGAGGCCGCCGTCGCGGCTGGGAGCGCGGAGACGATCTGGTTGACCATCCCCGAGGACCACCCGTACCTCCCGGCGTTCTATCGCGATCACGGGTACGAACGGACCGAGGAAGCCTCGCTCGACGATCGCGAGTACGACGAGGTCGTCATGGAGAAGTCCGTCGCGTAA